A region from the Leishmania panamensis strain MHOM/PA/94/PSC-1 chromosome 20 sequence genome encodes:
- a CDS encoding hypothetical protein (TriTrypDB/GeneDB-style sysID: LpmP.20.5230) yields MYNDRRGDGSTWRQQQQQGMHPYRQNQCGGAHPDAKMMAMHQQLQQCLYYQQQQTQGMWNPGAHQMYSGVNPSMHNPNFIAQQYRYFGHGGDGVHQYQQRQQPGPGNNVNLTSPQRPEWAESRPGRTPCKKSWWSHVVSQIRFVDSPRGIDLDVEDEHANVPEELKQIGSKAATRMDKEAEAAAPGFVGTFENPKGSGEVPGFAPAPALVSGPAAAAGGWQQKGADVPFLGMANPRPPYPQQQQQPAQAQASPRSRTNGVPPQRQQQLQRHLCRVNHDPASKGKGNSHSANGAGSRATSESSLPEATGRPEGDLLGDTGTIEGKLCRQAVDNAEGKEREKAARKQLQSVQPHSKDKPGGVKGMQPTMHKRQSENESSAGGAQQEQGKGTPKSINSHHCGIVEHQGSPKLSQAARKPTRRRYRPHNNYFDMRRPNDVNGNDGKENGGDNSDEYSSGSGSGGSCSSSSRGSDSDDDDDGDSDSSYSGGSDTDDEAEYSTMRRNSQSGIGGQSTLEYSAFHDALGAHARNFITSSENHSAGRHSIGGLLGAGVGGRFLYPEASASNVPGDGLLVSTLGHPQQATMPDAGVCYNVLGSFSLARCMAHALSANAVSTPSNSVTMPSNSATMATDLDDLDKQGYEIGTLTVADTVLKQANQTPPVGTTGGTFSRRTSIQPRAATTRTPTKSTPLASARKEEKSPTRPRQVVGVHKPVPHSLVVPGTSSGTGATKAVSKTAETSLPKVRSGTEREHLKGSDALAKRCVTKRVSKDSGSSTAVSLKCKGESTLPVPSDRQRTASATKDKKSEKVASPITRVVLATAAKEASAHVKTNAATTTAAPKGATATVAPTTLAETNPRPAPPLPLISSTQHGSSVTPPNIDKAKAAATVVTSQSSVESRQPSSEKTPIVAPHFATDQTLPTNAGGTVWVAAAAAAVAGLKPAAQLSPSSLHRPTASPSLGGRAPVRPAARAPAVATPPLPTATSKIPADLKRVGAAAAVSSATPSDAAVPIIDSNGRHPHRVPAPLLGPATASAAPAHHRPQPQRPKNGALKNPGTAKNARGTTVSEAAASEMPPNKSAGSAPESSVTPGAPKKPSTVLLTNLTPVKPTVATATATTSSAARGATAPVTARSPPLVSGTSITTATVEDLATPSGTETPLTTASSAAEQPPANGVSKTAAVSASGNSLKHSASVSPRMGSSAPDSLTKDRLPPAMSVAASQASSTPSSHSNLQSAINGDDDGGVWPGDPFNYYGYSESDLPDSNNHYAINSSQPKLPAGNHAVHKYSMVGSPPVSPLIPSSTAGKADVSSHIGARRWLSGDADVLEEIGYLYY; encoded by the coding sequence GGGTCTACgtggcggcaacagcagcagcaaggcatGCACCCGTATCGCCAGAACCAATGCGGTGGGGCCCACCCAGACGCGAAGATGATGGCAAtgcatcagcagctgcagcagtgtcTGTACtatcaacagcagcagacccAAGGCATGTGGAATCCAGGCGCGCATCAGATGTACTCTGGCGTGAACCCTAGCATGCACAACCCCAACTTTATCGCGCAGCAGTACCGCTACTTTGGccatggaggagatggcgtgCATCAataccagcagcggcagcagcctgGCCCTGGCAACAATGTGAACCTCACTTCCCCGCAGAGACCAGAGTGGGCGGAGTCGCGCCCTGGCCGAACACCATGCAAGAAGAGCTGGTGGTCACATGTGGTGTCGCAAATCCGCTTTGTCGACAGCCCGCGCGGCATCGACCTTGACGTCGAGGACGAGCATGCAAACGTGccggaggagctgaagcaaATAGGGTCGaaggcggcgacgaggatggACAAGGAagcggaagcagcagctccggGCTTCGTGGGCACCTTCGAGAATCCCAAAGGGTCGGGCGAAGTCCCAGGGTTCGCCCCGGCCCCGGCCTTGGTTAGCggccccgcagcagcggccggcGGATGGCAGCAGAAGGGCGCAGATGTTCCCTTCTTGGGCATGGCGAATCCACGTCCGCCGTatcctcagcagcagcaacaaccaGCACAGGCGCAAGCATCCCCGCGGTCAAGAACGAATGGAGTGCCGCcccagcgacagcaacagctgcagcggcacctctgcaGGGTCAATCACGACCCTGCTTCCAAGGGTAAAGGCAACAGTCACTCCGCAAATGGCGCTGGGTCGAGAGCGACATCGGAGAGCAGCTTGCCCGAGGCCACTGGCCGCCCTGAAGGGGACCTCTTGGGCGACACCGGCACTATTGAGGGCAAACTCTGCCGACAGGCGGTAGACAATGCCGAGGGAAAGGAGCGTGAGAAGGCGGCCAGGAAACAGCTCCAAAGCGTGCAGCCACACAGCAAAGACAAGCCTGGCGGTGTGAAAGGGATGCAACCAACCATGCACAAACGTCAGTCTGAGAACGAATCCTCCGCCGGAGGTgcacagcaggagcaggGGAAGGGAACACCTAAGTCGATAAACTCTCATCACTGCGGGATCGTGGAGCATCAAGGATCACCAAAGCTGTCGCAGGCGGCACGGAAGCCTACGCGCCGCCGCTATCGCCCCCACAATAATTACTTTGACATGAGAAGACCCAATGACGTGAACGGAAATGATGGCAAGGAGAACGGTGGAGACAACTCCGATGAGTACAgtagtggcagcggcagcggtggtagtTGCAGTAGCTCCTCGCGCGGCTCTGacagtgacgacgacgacgacggcgacagcgatAGCAGCtacagcggtggcagcgataCTGACGACGAAGCTGAGTACAGCACGATGCGGCGGAACTCGCAGAGCGGCATTGGTGGTCAAAGCACCTTGGAGTACAGCGCTTTCCACGACGCACTGggagcgcacgcgcgcaacTTCATCACCTCTTCAGAAAATCACTCGGCAGGTCGCCACAGCATTGGCGGCCTCCTTGGCGCAGGCGTTGGTGGTCGATTTCTGTACCCGGAAGCGTCGGCATCGAACGTGCCAGGTGATGGGCTGTTAGTCAGCACACTGGGTCATCCACAGCAAGCAACCATGCCGGATGCGGGCGTCTGCTACAATGTCTTGGGCTCCTTCAGTCTAGCCCGCTGTATGGCACACGCCCTGTCGGCTAATGCCGTTTCCACTCCCAGCAACAGCGTCACTATGCCCAGCAACTCAGCCACCATGGCAACAGACTTGGACGACTTGGATAAGCAAGGCTACGAGATTGGCACTCTCACAGTGGCAGACACCGTCCTCAAGCAAGCAAACCAGACACCACCTGTAGGCACCACTGGAGGTACGTTCTCTCGTCGCACGAGCATACAGCCTAGGGCAGCCACAACGCGAACACCCACGAAGAGTACTCCACTGGCGTCCGccaggaaagaggaaaagtcACCAACGCGACCCAGACAAGTGGTGGGTGTGCACAAGCCGGTGCCACACTCTTTGGTGGTGCCTGGAACCAGCAGTGGCACTGGCGCCACCAAAGCTGTCTCGAAGACTGCGGAAACGTCATTGCCCAAAGTGCGCTCAGGCACAGAACGAGAGCACCTCAAGGGCAGTGATGCGCTGGCTAAGCGCTGTGTGACGAAGCGTGTGTCGAAGGActctggcagcagcacggcggtAAGTCTCAAGTGCAAGGGTGAGAGCACCCTTCCTGTGCCCTCGGATCGTCAGCGCACCGCTTCGGCCACGAaggacaagaagagcgaaaaagtGGCGTCGCCGATCACAAGAGTCGTGTTggccacggcagcgaaggAAGCCTCTGCGCACGTCAAGACTAACGCAGCGACTACGACCGCGGCGCCAaaaggcgccaccgccactgtcgcACCCACCACGCTGGCAGAAACCAATCCCcgcccagcgccgccgctccccctcATTAGCAGCACGCAGCACGGGTCCAGTGTGACACCTCCGAACATCGACAAGGCCAAGGCAGCTGCAACTGTCGTCACAAGTCAGTCATCCGTAGAGTCTCGTCAGCCTTCATCGGAGAAAACCCCTATCGTGGCCCCACACTTCGCAACCGACCAGACACTCCCTACCAACGCTGGCGGTACGGTGTGggtggcggccgctgctgctgccgtggcgggcCTTAAGCCTGCAGCGCAACTCTCCCCATCCTCTCTTCACAGGCCAAccgcctcgccttctctggGCGGTCGCGCACCCGTGCGCCCCGCAGCGCGGGCCCCCGCAGTCGCCACACCGCCCTTGCCCACCGCCACTAGCAAGATACCAGCTGACCTGAAGCGCgtcggagcagcagcagcggtctCCTCTGCGACGCCATctgacgccgctgtgccGATCATCGACTCAAACGGCCGCCATCCTCACCGAgtgccagcaccgctgctgggcCCTGCCACTGCGAGCGCAGCACCCGCACATCATCGaccacagccacagcggccCAAGAACGGCGCATTGAAGAATCCCGGCACTGCGAAGAATGCGCGGGGTACGACGGTCAGTGAGGCGGCCGCATCAGAAATGCCGCCAAACAAGAGTGCAGGATCGGCACCTGAGTCATCTGTCACTCCTGGTGCCCCAAAGAAACCCAGCACTGTACTGCTGACCAACCTCACACCTGTAAAACCGActgtcgccaccgcgacCGCAACAACTTCATCGGCTGCACGCGGGGCAACGGCCCCTGTAACGGCACGCTCCCCACCTTTGGTAAGCGGTACTAGCATTACCACTGCTACAGTGGAAGACCTTGCAACACCATCCGGCACAGAGACGCCGCTTACCACGGCCAGCTCCGCAGCCGAACAGCCACCTGCGAACGGTGTAAGCAAGACAGCTGCTGTGAGCGCCTCTGGGAACTCACTGAAGCACTCCGCCTCGGTGTCCCCTCgaatgggcagcagcgcccctGACTCGCTCACAAAGGACAGGTTGCCGCCAGCCATGTCTGTGGCTGCGAGTCAagccagcagcacccctTCCAGCCACAGCAACCTGCAGTCGGCCATCAacggcgatgacgacggcggcgtaTGGCCGGGAGACCCGTTCAATTACTACGGTTACAGCGAGTCAGACCTCCCTGACTCGAATAATCACTACGCCATAAATTCGTCGCAGCCGAAGTTGCCGGCTGGCAATCACGCCGTGCACAAGTACTCGATGGTAGGAAGTCCACCCGTGTCGCCACTCATCCCCTCTAGTACCGCAGGCAAGGCTGATGTATCCAGCCATATTGGCGCGAGGCGGTGGTTGTCAGGTGACGCCGACGTGTTGGAGGAAATAGGGTACCTATACTACTAG
- a CDS encoding hypothetical protein (TriTrypDB/GeneDB-style sysID: LpmP.20.5240) yields MPVRSRFMNPLDFLSSSEPLMLTPEEKAEEMAEKARVAELKNDAKALAAALAQELAERKAKTTPAVVTKPRRPAVQAPSRPRRYGTQQQHLPSLPPRSPKLAPVTHRPPRRHKASAKSERARVKTLKRWRKPKPPHRPQTPAAQRAFSIPRERSRSPKMPASTQRSRRKTHQTPQRQSGRQPMRRTAAARIRAAAAAASSRSATSHKPRASRSGKKHPAVRPHRAMKVYASVVMRPRSKSTVKTWRLAKSKKRAVVKARCGKRQKAY; encoded by the coding sequence ATGCCAGTGCGCAGTCGCTTCATGAATCCCCTTGACTTCCTTAGCTCGTCGGAGCCGTTGATGCTCACACCGGAGGAAAAGGCGGAAGAgatggcggagaaggcgcgAGTGGCTGAGCTGAAAAACGATGCAAAGGccttggcagcggcgcttgcACAAGAGTTGGCCGAGAGAAAAGCTAAAACAACACCCGCAGTAGTCACAAAACCCCGTCGACCGGCAGTGCAAGCACCATCGAGGCCCAGGCGTTATGgaacacagcagcagcatcttccctccctccctccacgcTCACCCAAGCTTGCGCCCGTGACGCACAGACCCCCACGACGCCACAAGGCCTCGGCCAAGTCAGAAAGAGCGCGGGTCAAGACGCTCAAGCGGTGGCGGAAGCCGAAACCCCCACACCGGCCACAGACGCCGGCAGCACAGAGAGCCTTTTCCATTCCTAGAGAACGTAGCCGCTCACCAAAGATGCCCGCCTCCACACAGAGGTCGAGGCGCAAGACACATCAGACACCACAGCGACAGTCCGGTCGTCAGCCCATGcgacgcactgctgcagcgcggatacgcgctgcagcggcagccgcatccAGCCGAAGCGCCACCTCACACAAGCCGAGAGCTTCAAGAAGTGGAAAGAAGCACCCGGCCGTCCGACCTCACCGCGCAATGAAGGTCTACGCGTCTGTGGTCATGCGGCCTCGGTCCAAGTCAACTGTGAAGACGTGGCGACTCGCAAAGTCGAAAAAACGTGCCGTCGTGAAGGCACGCTGCGGCAAGCGGCAAAAAGCGTATTGA